The following are encoded together in the Azospirillum lipoferum 4B genome:
- a CDS encoding alkene reductase, translated as MTSSQDAAPLFQPVTIGRYSLPNRIAMAPLTRSRTDNATGVPTAMNAEYYAQRASAGLIIAEATQISPQGKGYAYTPGIHSAEQVAGWKLVTDAVHAKGGHICLQLWHVGRISHPDLQPGGALPVAPSAVKPEMKAFTVDGFKDIPAPRALDISELPGIVEDYRNATRNALAAGFDMVEVHAANGYLIDQFLRDGTNKRTDAYGGSVENRARFLFEVLDAVVAEAGADRVGIRLSPLSPANDAQESDPVGTFSPVIRRLNDYGLAYLHMIEGVTRGPHPGFGGDLAELRGLYKGRYMANNVYDRAMAIQATASGHADMIAFGRPFIANPDLVERLRIDAPLAEPDQKTFYGGDRHGYTDYPPLNQSAA; from the coding sequence ATGACGAGCAGCCAGGACGCGGCCCCCTTGTTCCAGCCGGTGACGATCGGGCGCTACAGCCTGCCCAACCGCATCGCCATGGCACCGCTGACCCGCAGCCGCACCGACAACGCCACCGGCGTGCCGACCGCGATGAACGCCGAATATTACGCCCAGCGCGCCAGTGCCGGCCTGATCATCGCCGAGGCGACGCAGATCTCGCCGCAGGGCAAGGGCTATGCCTACACCCCCGGCATCCACAGCGCCGAACAGGTGGCGGGCTGGAAGCTGGTCACCGACGCCGTCCATGCCAAGGGCGGGCACATCTGCCTGCAGCTGTGGCATGTCGGGCGCATCTCCCACCCCGACCTGCAGCCTGGCGGCGCCCTGCCGGTGGCGCCCTCCGCCGTGAAGCCGGAAATGAAGGCCTTCACCGTCGACGGCTTCAAGGACATCCCGGCTCCGCGCGCGCTGGACATTTCGGAGCTGCCGGGCATCGTCGAGGATTACCGCAATGCCACCCGCAACGCGCTGGCGGCCGGATTCGACATGGTCGAGGTGCATGCCGCCAACGGCTACCTGATCGACCAGTTCCTGCGCGACGGCACCAACAAGCGCACCGACGCTTATGGCGGCTCGGTCGAGAATCGCGCCCGCTTCCTGTTCGAGGTGCTGGACGCCGTGGTGGCGGAGGCCGGGGCCGACCGAGTCGGCATCCGCCTGTCGCCGCTGAGCCCGGCCAACGATGCGCAGGAAAGCGACCCGGTCGGCACCTTCAGCCCGGTGATCCGCCGGCTGAACGATTACGGCCTCGCCTATCTGCATATGATCGAAGGGGTGACCCGCGGGCCGCATCCGGGATTCGGCGGCGACCTCGCCGAACTGCGCGGGCTCTACAAGGGGCGCTACATGGCAAACAACGTCTATGACCGCGCCATGGCGATCCAGGCGACGGCCAGCGGCCATGCCGACATGATCGCCTTCGGCCGCCCCTTCATCGCCAATCCCGATCTGGTGGAGCGGCTGCGCATCGACGCTCCGCTGGCCGAGCCGGACCAGAAGACCTTCTATGGCGGCGACCGCCACGGCTACACCGATTATCCCCCATTGAACCAGTCGGCGGCCTGA
- a CDS encoding NAD(P)H-hydrate dehydratase, which produces MPVDRIEEIAVTAELLRGMPLPQPDGDGDKETRGRVLVIAGSVPVPGGALLSAIGALRAGAGKLQIATAASIAPHLGLALPEALVAGLPETAEGGIAAESGEALAERASRCDTVLIGPGMMDEAAVVELTADLLTRLDPARDPAQDPALCPAGGGPRFVLDAGALAGLRRDPAPVQRHAGNVVITPHAGEMAGLLGCARDRVEADPLAAARQVAAHLQVVVALKGSCTRIVTPDGRAWAYRGGTVGLATSGSGDTLAGIVAGLLARGASPEQAAIWGVYLHGEAGNRLSRRIGPLGFLARELLAEIPAAMAALAEGVESD; this is translated from the coding sequence ATGCCCGTGGATCGTATCGAGGAAATTGCCGTCACCGCGGAGTTGCTGCGCGGCATGCCCCTGCCCCAGCCGGACGGCGACGGCGACAAGGAAACCCGCGGCCGGGTGCTTGTCATTGCCGGCAGCGTGCCGGTGCCGGGCGGCGCCCTGCTGTCCGCAATCGGCGCCCTGCGGGCGGGCGCCGGCAAGCTGCAGATCGCCACCGCAGCCAGCATCGCCCCGCATCTGGGCCTCGCCCTGCCCGAGGCGCTCGTCGCCGGCCTGCCGGAAACGGCGGAGGGTGGCATCGCCGCCGAGTCGGGCGAGGCGCTGGCCGAGCGGGCTTCGCGCTGCGACACCGTGCTGATCGGTCCCGGCATGATGGATGAGGCGGCGGTGGTGGAGCTGACCGCCGACCTGCTGACCCGCCTGGATCCGGCTCGGGATCCGGCTCAGGATCCGGCGCTGTGTCCGGCCGGCGGAGGGCCGCGCTTCGTGCTGGATGCGGGGGCGCTGGCCGGGCTGCGCCGTGACCCGGCGCCGGTGCAACGACACGCCGGCAATGTTGTGATCACCCCCCATGCCGGCGAGATGGCCGGGCTGCTGGGCTGCGCCCGCGACCGGGTGGAGGCCGATCCGCTCGCCGCGGCCCGACAGGTCGCGGCCCATCTGCAGGTGGTGGTCGCGCTGAAGGGGAGCTGCACCCGCATCGTCACCCCCGACGGCCGGGCCTGGGCCTATCGCGGCGGCACGGTGGGGCTCGCCACCTCCGGTTCCGGCGACACGCTGGCCGGGATCGTCGCCGGCTTGCTGGCCCGCGGCGCCAGCCCGGAGCAGGCGGCCATCTGGGGCGTCTATCTGCATGGCGAGGCGGGCAACCGGCTGAGCCGCCGGATCGGCCCGCTCGGCTTCCTCGCCCGCGAACTGCTGGCGGAAATCCCGGCGGCGATGGCGGCCCTGGCCGAGGGGGTGGAAAGCGATTGA
- a CDS encoding anhydro-N-acetylmuramic acid kinase, protein MKNRDGDDGEGLRAVVGLMSGTSMDGIDAALLRTDGRERVEALSFLTIPYDDGFRARLRGCLGRTDHGGPVAEVERELTDAHADAVRRLLDQAGVAPADVELIGFHGHTIHHDSDRRLTRQIGDGARLAAATGIAVVNDFRSADVAAGGQGAPLVPLFHRALAHGLARPLAVLNIGGVANVSWIGPEASDGEAEVVACDTGPGNALIDDWVLRHGLGRFDAGGALAATGQVDGPALAALMAHPWFGRPAPKSLDRDAFDPAPVAALSAADGAATLTAFTADSVARVVAHLPAPPVRWLVCGGGRHNATLMAMLAGRLGVPVDSADLVGWDGDALEAQAFGYLAVRSRLGLPLSLPATTGVPAPQCGGVFHPVA, encoded by the coding sequence ATGAAGAACCGGGACGGGGATGACGGGGAGGGGCTGCGCGCCGTCGTCGGCCTGATGAGCGGCACGTCGATGGACGGCATCGACGCCGCCCTGCTGCGCACCGACGGGCGCGAGCGGGTGGAGGCGCTCTCCTTCCTGACCATTCCCTATGACGACGGCTTCCGCGCGCGGCTGCGCGGTTGCCTCGGCAGGACCGACCATGGCGGGCCGGTGGCGGAGGTCGAGCGCGAGCTGACCGACGCCCATGCCGATGCGGTGCGCCGTCTGCTGGATCAGGCGGGCGTCGCGCCGGCCGACGTCGAGCTGATCGGTTTCCACGGCCACACCATCCATCACGATTCCGACCGGCGCCTCACCCGCCAGATCGGCGACGGCGCCCGGCTGGCCGCGGCGACCGGCATCGCCGTGGTCAACGACTTCCGCAGTGCCGACGTGGCCGCGGGCGGGCAGGGGGCGCCGCTGGTCCCGCTGTTCCACCGCGCGCTGGCGCATGGGCTGGCGCGCCCGCTCGCCGTCCTCAACATCGGCGGCGTCGCCAACGTCAGCTGGATCGGTCCCGAGGCTTCGGACGGGGAAGCCGAGGTCGTCGCCTGCGACACCGGGCCGGGCAACGCCCTGATCGACGATTGGGTTCTGCGCCACGGCCTCGGCCGCTTCGATGCCGGCGGGGCGCTGGCGGCGACCGGCCAAGTGGATGGTCCGGCGCTGGCCGCCCTGATGGCCCATCCCTGGTTCGGCCGCCCGGCGCCCAAGTCGCTGGACCGCGACGCCTTCGACCCGGCGCCGGTGGCCGCCCTGTCCGCCGCCGACGGCGCCGCGACCCTGACCGCCTTTACTGCCGACTCGGTCGCCCGCGTGGTGGCCCATCTGCCGGCCCCGCCGGTGCGCTGGCTGGTCTGCGGCGGCGGCCGCCACAACGCCACGCTGATGGCGATGCTGGCCGGCCGGCTGGGGGTGCCCGTCGACTCGGCCGATCTGGTCGGCTGGGACGGCGACGCGCTGGAGGCCCAGGCCTTCGGCTATCTCGCGGTACGCAGCCGGCTCGGGCTGCCGCTCAGCCTGCCGGCGACCACCGGCGTGCCGGCCCCCCAATGCGGGGGCGTGTTCCACCCGGTAGCCTAA
- a CDS encoding YgjV family protein has protein sequence MIEMLTVRLPALFGAAGETDIGWSIAQLVGLCGMLGGMLWPFFRSRRAMLLVQLVPCLGFALHFAMVGAPTAAALNALAALQVLVALALGTSPAFRLVYLLILPVIAAVMAMTWTGLPSVFAAAGMALISLARYQTGVAVFRGTMLVALPCWFVHNCLVGSIPGMVSDLTGIAVNVWRLLSDRTAPRPPTQTGPTPTGPTPTGPTPMPPTAGEAKLS, from the coding sequence ATGATCGAGATGCTGACCGTCCGGCTCCCGGCACTCTTCGGTGCGGCAGGGGAAACGGACATCGGATGGTCCATTGCGCAGCTGGTTGGCTTGTGCGGCATGCTCGGCGGCATGCTTTGGCCCTTTTTCCGCAGCCGGCGGGCGATGCTTCTGGTCCAGCTGGTGCCCTGTCTGGGCTTCGCCCTGCATTTTGCCATGGTGGGCGCCCCGACCGCGGCGGCATTGAATGCGCTTGCGGCGCTGCAGGTTCTGGTGGCGCTGGCGCTCGGCACCTCACCGGCCTTCCGACTCGTCTATCTGCTGATCCTGCCGGTGATCGCCGCGGTGATGGCCATGACCTGGACCGGCCTGCCGTCCGTCTTCGCGGCGGCCGGCATGGCGCTGATCAGCCTCGCCCGTTACCAGACCGGGGTTGCGGTGTTCCGCGGCACCATGCTGGTGGCATTGCCCTGTTGGTTCGTGCACAACTGTCTGGTGGGGTCGATTCCGGGCATGGTCTCCGATCTGACCGGGATCGCCGTCAATGTCTGGAGGCTCCTGAGCGACCGGACGGCACCGCGCCCACCAACACAAACTGGGCCAACACCAACAGGGCCAACACCAACAGGGCCAACACCAATGCCGCCAACGGCCGGGGAGGCGAAGCTGTCATGA
- the bcp gene encoding thioredoxin-dependent thiol peroxidase produces the protein MTVDVGSPAPDFTMPTDGGGSVTLSALRGKPVVLYFYPKDDTSGCTSEACGFRDQLPDFSAVDAVVIGVSKDSVASHDKFKAKHELTFTLASDTDGAVCEAYGTWVEKSMYGRKYMGIDRATFLIDKDGVVCNVWRKVKVTGHVAAVLKAVQAL, from the coding sequence ATGACCGTAGACGTCGGATCGCCCGCCCCGGATTTCACCATGCCGACCGATGGCGGGGGCAGCGTCACCCTGTCGGCCCTGCGCGGCAAGCCGGTGGTTCTGTATTTCTACCCCAAGGACGACACGTCGGGCTGCACCTCGGAGGCCTGCGGCTTCCGCGACCAGCTGCCCGACTTCTCCGCCGTCGATGCGGTGGTGATCGGCGTGTCCAAGGACAGCGTCGCCAGCCACGACAAGTTCAAGGCCAAGCATGAGCTGACCTTCACGCTGGCCTCCGACACCGACGGCGCCGTCTGCGAGGCCTATGGCACCTGGGTCGAGAAGAGCATGTACGGCCGCAAATACATGGGCATCGACCGCGCCACCTTCCTGATCGACAAGGACGGCGTGGTCTGCAACGTCTGGCGCAAGGTGAAGGTGACCGGCCATGTCGCGGCGGTGCTGAAGGCCGTGCAGGCGCTGTAA
- the aat gene encoding leucyl/phenylalanyl-tRNA--protein transferase, with protein sequence MFTLSAPMLLRAYAAGIFPMAESAESRELHWFDPERRGILPLDAFHVPRSLRKTLRRGLFELRFDSAFRAVIEGCAESTEDRPKTWINDDIIRLYSELFDAGFAHSVECWRDGLLVGGLYGVSIGGAYFGESMFSRETGASKVALVHLVARLRAAGFALLDTQFVTEHLCRFGAIEIPRTEYRRRLAAAMERKTDFHAVDQQAALADLLESASG encoded by the coding sequence ATGTTCACCCTGTCCGCCCCGATGCTTCTGCGCGCCTATGCCGCCGGCATCTTCCCGATGGCCGAAAGCGCGGAGTCGCGGGAACTCCACTGGTTCGATCCGGAGCGCCGCGGCATCCTGCCGCTGGACGCCTTCCATGTGCCGCGCAGCCTGCGCAAGACCCTGCGCCGCGGCCTCTTCGAACTGCGCTTCGACAGCGCCTTCCGCGCGGTGATCGAGGGCTGCGCCGAATCGACGGAGGATCGGCCGAAGACCTGGATCAACGACGACATCATCCGGCTCTACAGCGAGCTGTTCGATGCCGGATTCGCCCACAGCGTCGAATGCTGGCGCGACGGCCTGCTGGTCGGCGGGCTCTATGGAGTGTCGATCGGCGGCGCCTATTTCGGCGAGAGCATGTTCAGCCGCGAGACCGGGGCCAGCAAGGTGGCGCTGGTCCATCTGGTCGCCCGCCTGCGCGCCGCCGGATTCGCCCTGCTCGACACCCAGTTCGTGACCGAGCATCTGTGCCGGTTCGGCGCCATCGAGATCCCCCGCACCGAATACCGCCGCCGCCTTGCCGCCGCGATGGAGCGCAAGACCGACTTCCACGCGGTGGACCAGCAGGCGGCGCTGGCGGATCTGCTGGAGTCGGCGTCGGGTTAG
- a CDS encoding cold-shock protein: protein MFDRPPRQGFRAPEITKSNVTATVKWFNPTKGFGFVSPEDGSPDAFLHVSAVQAAGYDALDEGTTITCDLARGPKGPQVASIHTVDTSTAQRSARPRTGGFDRGGYDRGGYDAGGSSGGEEVDGTVKWFNADKGFGFITPSTGGKDVFVHVNVLRRSGMQTLQEGDQVRVTVRQGQKGPEAGKVEYL, encoded by the coding sequence ATGTTCGACCGCCCGCCCCGCCAGGGCTTCCGCGCTCCCGAGATCACCAAGTCCAACGTCACCGCCACCGTGAAGTGGTTCAACCCCACCAAGGGGTTCGGCTTCGTGTCGCCTGAGGACGGTTCGCCCGATGCCTTCCTGCACGTCTCTGCGGTTCAGGCCGCAGGCTACGACGCGCTGGACGAAGGCACCACCATCACCTGTGACCTGGCCCGTGGGCCGAAGGGTCCGCAGGTGGCCTCCATCCACACGGTCGATACGTCGACCGCTCAGCGTTCGGCCCGTCCGCGGACCGGCGGCTTCGACCGTGGCGGCTATGACCGCGGCGGCTACGATGCCGGCGGCAGCAGCGGCGGGGAAGAAGTCGACGGCACCGTGAAGTGGTTCAATGCCGACAAGGGCTTTGGCTTCATCACGCCGAGCACCGGTGGCAAGGACGTCTTCGTCCATGTCAACGTGCTGCGCCGCTCGGGCATGCAGACCCTCCAGGAGGGCGATCAGGTGCGCGTCACCGTTCGCCAGGGCCAGAAGGGTCCGGAAGCGGGCAAGGTCGAGTACCTGTAA
- a CDS encoding MT-A70 family methyltransferase, with translation MGDSNTVATASDPARDLVAFAGDRRFATVMADPPWRFVNRTGKMAPEHRRLSRYGTMTVEDICALPVADIAASTAHLYLWVPNALLPEGLQVMRSWGFEYKTNLVWHKVRKDGGSDGRGVGFYFRNVTELILFGVRGKKARTLPPGRTQVNLIESRKREHSRKPDEQYELIEACSPGPFLEMFARGARPNWSVWGNQADDSYEPTWKTYAFNSATDREAAAE, from the coding sequence ATGGGCGACAGCAACACGGTGGCGACGGCATCGGATCCGGCGCGGGATCTGGTGGCCTTCGCCGGTGACCGGCGCTTCGCCACCGTGATGGCGGACCCGCCCTGGCGCTTCGTCAACCGCACCGGCAAGATGGCGCCGGAACATCGCCGCCTGTCGCGCTATGGCACCATGACGGTGGAGGACATCTGCGCCCTGCCGGTCGCCGACATCGCCGCCTCCACCGCGCACCTGTATCTGTGGGTTCCCAACGCGCTGCTGCCGGAAGGCCTGCAGGTCATGCGCAGCTGGGGGTTCGAGTACAAGACCAACCTCGTCTGGCACAAGGTGCGCAAGGATGGCGGGTCGGACGGGCGCGGGGTGGGGTTCTATTTCCGCAACGTGACCGAACTGATCCTGTTCGGTGTCCGCGGCAAGAAGGCCCGCACGCTGCCCCCCGGCCGGACCCAGGTCAACCTCATCGAAAGCCGCAAGCGAGAGCACAGCCGTAAGCCCGACGAGCAGTATGAACTGATCGAGGCCTGTAGCCCCGGCCCCTTCCTGGAAATGTTCGCCCGCGGTGCCCGGCCAAACTGGTCGGTCTGGGGCAACCAGGCCGACGACAGCTATGAGCCGACCTGGAAGACCTACGCCTTCAACTCCGCCACCGACCGCGAGGCTGCGGCGGAGTAG
- a CDS encoding HAD family hydrolase has product MTATTEPQTPTVVVFDIGQVLIEWDPRHLYRELFDGYEDLMEDFLDRVCTPAWNLEQDRGRPWSEAVAQLTEEHPDCAELIRAYDDMWERMVPGPIPGTPEILAELKARGVPVYAITNFSADKFELTRKRFDFLNGFDGIIVSGQERLVKPDPAIYRLLMDRYGLEPKHCYFIDDNPDNVEAAKSVGMSAHLFLGAEALRRDLVALGVL; this is encoded by the coding sequence ATGACCGCAACGACTGAGCCGCAGACGCCGACCGTCGTCGTGTTCGACATCGGGCAGGTGCTGATCGAATGGGACCCGCGGCACCTCTACCGCGAGCTGTTCGACGGCTATGAGGACCTGATGGAGGATTTCCTCGACCGGGTCTGCACCCCCGCCTGGAACCTGGAGCAGGACCGCGGCCGCCCCTGGAGCGAGGCGGTCGCCCAGCTGACCGAGGAGCATCCGGACTGCGCCGAGCTGATCCGCGCCTATGACGACATGTGGGAACGCATGGTGCCGGGCCCGATTCCCGGCACGCCGGAGATCCTGGCGGAGTTGAAGGCGCGCGGCGTCCCCGTTTACGCCATCACCAACTTCTCGGCCGACAAGTTCGAACTGACGCGCAAGCGCTTCGACTTCCTGAACGGCTTCGACGGCATCATCGTTTCGGGTCAGGAACGGCTGGTGAAGCCCGACCCGGCGATCTACCGGCTGCTGATGGATCGTTACGGTCTCGAACCGAAGCACTGCTACTTCATCGACGACAACCCCGACAATGTCGAGGCTGCCAAGTCGGTGGGCATGTCGGCGCACCTGTTCCTCGGCGCCGAAGCGCTGCGGCGCGATCTGGTGGCGTTGGGGGTGTTGTAG
- a CDS encoding ribonuclease T2 family protein gives MRSAVVAALSVLVAGLFAASPAWAQRKAEPGAFDYYILSLSWSPTYCARDRNGPDPDQCGERKHGFVVHGLWPQYNDGSYPATCTRDRNVPKAVVDQTMTVMPSVGLMMHQWRKHGTCSGLNATDYFAKLRAAAAKVAIPDPLKAPGLTVPAVQVERLFLEANPGLTAEGVAVICSRRDVSEVRVCLNKDLGFMNCGQKVVDRCRDRDAALSAQVAPVQSQTFNAVPATPALPPSPAVAPAPASAPAR, from the coding sequence ATGCGCAGCGCCGTCGTCGCCGCCCTGTCCGTTCTGGTTGCCGGACTGTTCGCCGCAAGCCCAGCCTGGGCGCAAAGGAAGGCGGAGCCGGGCGCCTTCGATTACTACATCCTGTCGCTGTCCTGGTCGCCGACCTACTGCGCCCGCGACCGGAATGGTCCCGACCCCGACCAGTGCGGCGAGCGCAAACACGGCTTCGTCGTCCATGGCCTGTGGCCGCAATACAATGACGGCAGCTATCCCGCAACCTGCACCCGCGACCGCAACGTGCCCAAAGCGGTGGTGGACCAGACCATGACAGTGATGCCCAGCGTCGGGCTGATGATGCACCAGTGGCGCAAGCACGGGACCTGTTCCGGCCTGAACGCGACCGATTATTTCGCCAAGCTGCGCGCCGCCGCCGCCAAGGTCGCGATTCCCGATCCGCTGAAGGCTCCCGGCCTGACCGTGCCGGCCGTCCAGGTGGAGCGCCTGTTCCTGGAGGCCAATCCCGGCCTGACCGCGGAGGGGGTGGCGGTCATCTGCTCCCGCCGCGACGTGTCGGAGGTCAGGGTCTGCCTGAACAAGGATCTGGGCTTCATGAACTGCGGCCAGAAGGTGGTCGACCGCTGCCGCGACCGCGACGCCGCCCTGTCGGCGCAGGTGGCGCCGGTCCAGTCCCAAACCTTCAACGCCGTCCCCGCCACCCCGGCCCTGCCGCCGTCCCCGGCCGTGGCGCCCGCTCCGGCCAGCGCTCCGGCGCGCTGA
- a CDS encoding DsbA family protein, with the protein MRPVLPFLRSALLALPVAALALSAAAPAHAQSASFDGNQKAAIEKIVRDYLMEHPEVILQAVDAMQERQKAAEAEQARKALVENRQELTRNPADPVAGNPQGDVTVVEFFDYQCGYCKAVQADTQALIKGDPKLRFVLKEFPILGPASLLASKAALAARGQGKYMELHNALMAHRGQLDEAVIMRLAKSVGLDTDRLKKDMESPDVLKVIAANQALAEKLNIRGTPAFVFGDELVPGAIKLDDMKRLTDAARAKG; encoded by the coding sequence ATGCGCCCCGTCCTGCCGTTCCTGCGTTCCGCCCTGCTGGCCCTGCCTGTCGCGGCACTGGCGCTGTCCGCCGCCGCTCCGGCCCATGCGCAGTCGGCGAGCTTCGACGGCAACCAGAAGGCCGCCATCGAGAAGATCGTCCGCGATTACCTGATGGAGCATCCCGAGGTCATCCTGCAGGCCGTCGACGCCATGCAGGAGCGCCAGAAGGCGGCGGAGGCCGAGCAGGCCCGCAAGGCCCTGGTCGAGAACAGGCAGGAGCTGACCCGCAACCCGGCCGATCCGGTCGCCGGCAACCCGCAGGGCGACGTGACGGTGGTGGAGTTCTTCGATTACCAGTGCGGCTACTGCAAGGCCGTGCAGGCCGACACCCAGGCGCTGATCAAGGGCGATCCCAAGCTGCGCTTCGTCCTGAAGGAATTCCCGATCCTGGGACCGGCGTCGCTGCTCGCCTCGAAGGCCGCGCTCGCCGCCCGCGGCCAGGGCAAATACATGGAACTGCACAATGCCCTGATGGCTCACCGCGGCCAGCTGGACGAGGCGGTGATCATGCGGCTGGCCAAGTCGGTCGGGCTCGACACCGACCGGCTGAAGAAGGACATGGAGTCGCCGGACGTGCTGAAGGTGATCGCCGCCAATCAGGCGCTGGCCGAGAAGCTGAACATCCGCGGCACCCCGGCCTTCGTCTTCGGCGACGAGCTGGTGCCGGGAGCCATCAAGCTGGACGACATGAAGCGGCTGACCGACGCCGCCCGCGCCAAGGGTTGA
- a CDS encoding histidine phosphatase family protein, protein MQQRWPDRLWIVRHGESAGNVARDAAHAAGLVRIDIDERDVDVPLSPLGERQSDALGRWFATMPAEERPDVVLTSPYRRALSTAERLHRAGGLPVDPTDFVIDERLREKEFGVLDRLTTAGIRQEFPDQAGFRRLLGKFYHRPPGGESWCDVILRLRSALDTISLHHGGQRVLIVGHQVVVLCLRYLLETMREDEILAIDAAGDVANCSVTEYRFDAKAGPRGGLCLHRYNVVAPLEEAGAPVTAEPDAAVAAR, encoded by the coding sequence ATGCAGCAGCGCTGGCCCGACCGACTCTGGATCGTCCGCCATGGCGAGAGCGCCGGAAACGTCGCGCGCGATGCGGCGCACGCGGCCGGCCTCGTCCGGATCGACATCGACGAACGCGACGTTGACGTTCCGCTCAGCCCACTTGGCGAGCGGCAGTCCGACGCGCTCGGCCGCTGGTTCGCCACCATGCCGGCGGAGGAACGGCCCGACGTTGTCCTGACCTCGCCCTACCGCCGGGCGCTGAGCACGGCGGAGCGGCTGCACCGGGCCGGCGGCCTGCCGGTCGATCCGACCGATTTCGTCATCGACGAGCGGCTGCGCGAGAAGGAATTCGGCGTGCTCGACCGGCTGACCACCGCCGGCATCCGGCAGGAGTTCCCCGATCAAGCCGGATTCCGCCGCCTTCTGGGCAAGTTCTACCACCGCCCGCCGGGGGGCGAGAGCTGGTGCGACGTGATCCTGCGGCTGCGCAGCGCGCTCGACACCATCAGTCTGCATCACGGCGGCCAACGGGTGCTGATCGTTGGGCATCAGGTGGTGGTGCTGTGCCTGCGCTACCTGCTGGAGACCATGAGGGAGGACGAGATCCTGGCCATCGATGCGGCCGGCGACGTCGCCAACTGCTCCGTCACCGAATACCGGTTCGACGCCAAGGCCGGGCCGCGCGGCGGGCTGTGCCTGCACCGCTACAACGTCGTCGCTCCGCTGGAGGAGGCCGGCGCCCCGGTCACCGCCGAGCCGGACGCCGCCGTCGCGGCCCGATAG
- a CDS encoding Crp/Fnr family transcriptional regulator has protein sequence MTTHRSNLSAEDAAALRGIPLFAKLTDRAVSLLGGVAIVRPVTRGTTLFLQDEPADRFFVLLDGWVKLYRLTRDGTEAVVHVIGPAESFAEAAMFADGKFPVCAEAVTDARVMTLTADGFARCLREDDRIAFGMLGSLSVRLRHLVTQIEQLQVQPAPQRVAAFLMRVCPPGDGPAQFQLPFDKALIARRLGMQPETLSRALAKLRASGVETQGLTVSVAERATLRAVAEAGEEE, from the coding sequence ATGACCACCCACCGCAGCAACCTGTCGGCGGAAGATGCCGCCGCACTGCGCGGCATTCCGCTGTTCGCCAAGCTGACCGACCGTGCGGTGTCCCTGCTGGGCGGTGTCGCCATCGTGCGCCCTGTGACGCGCGGCACCACACTGTTCCTGCAGGACGAGCCCGCCGACCGCTTCTTCGTGCTGCTCGACGGCTGGGTGAAGCTGTACCGCCTGACCCGCGACGGGACGGAGGCGGTGGTCCATGTCATCGGCCCTGCCGAGAGCTTCGCCGAGGCCGCCATGTTCGCCGACGGCAAGTTTCCCGTTTGTGCGGAGGCGGTGACCGACGCCCGCGTCATGACCCTGACCGCCGACGGATTCGCCCGCTGCCTGCGCGAGGATGACCGGATCGCCTTCGGCATGCTGGGCTCGCTGTCCGTGCGCCTGCGCCATCTGGTGACCCAGATCGAGCAGTTGCAGGTCCAGCCGGCGCCACAGCGGGTCGCCGCCTTCCTGATGCGCGTCTGCCCGCCGGGCGATGGGCCGGCGCAGTTCCAGCTTCCCTTCGACAAGGCGCTGATCGCGCGGCGCCTGGGCATGCAGCCGGAAACCCTGTCGCGGGCGCTCGCCAAGCTGCGCGCTTCGGGCGTGGAAACCCAGGGGCTGACCGTCAGCGTGGCCGAGCGCGCCACCCTGCGCGCCGTGGCCGAGGCGGGCGAGGAGGAGTGA